The Triticum dicoccoides isolate Atlit2015 ecotype Zavitan chromosome 6A, WEW_v2.0, whole genome shotgun sequence genome has a window encoding:
- the LOC119317752 gene encoding potassium transporter 25-like gives MDLELAHGAGAPRKRGESWAAVLLLAYQSLGVAYGDVATSPLYVFKSAFAGDDITHTAGNEEIYGVLSFVFWTLTLISLLKYVCIVLRANDGGEGGTFALYSLICRHVRAGLLPGGGNSDDLMADDKDAAASRRGAVSRARTVLERYRVLQRLLLFFALLGTCMLIGDGVLTPALSVFSAVSGLELSMEKAQHKYVGLPVTCAILVCLFALQHYGTHRVGFIFAPIVCIWLLCISMIGLYNIIHWNHHVYRALSPYYMYQFLKKTQKGGWLSLGGILLCVTGSEAMYADLGHFSQRSIQIAFISVVYPALVLAYMGQAAYISQHHSFENSYHIGFYVSVPEKLRWPVLVIAILASVVGSQAIITGTFSIIKQCSALSCFPGVKIVHTSSTVHGQIYIPEINWILMILCLAVTIGFNNTKHLANAQGLAVITVMLVTTCLMSLVIVLVWNKSIFIALGFLIFFGSIEVMYFSASLGKFHEGAWVPITLSFIFMVVMSVWHYGTIKKYEFDVQNKVSVNWLLNLGPSLGIVRVRGIGLIHTELMSGIPAIFSHFVTNLPAFHQVLVFLCVKSVPVPHVEPEERFLVGRIGPKEYRLYRVIVRYGYRDVQQDDLEFEKELINSIAEFIRSGGSDQNGFVEGSEKLSSISSGAIPLWEEDGAGEVDGPASPNKEINQQTLAPQRKKARFVLPKSAQVDAEVRSELQDLMDAREAGMSFILGHSHMKAKSGSSFVKRIVINFFYEFLRRNSRGPSYAANIPHASTLEVGMVYQV, from the exons ATGGATCTGGAGCTCGCGCACGGCGCGGGGGCGCCGCGGAAG CGGGGGGAGTCGTGGGCCGCGGTGCTGCTGCTGGCGTACCAGAGCCTCGGGGTGGCGTACGGCGACGTGGCCACGTCGCCGCTCTACGTCTTCAAGAGCGCCTTCGCCGGCGACGACATCACGCACACGGCGGGCAACGAGGAGATCTACGGCGTCCTCTCCTTCGTCTTCTGGACGCTCACCCTCATCTCCCTCCTCAAGTACGTCTGCATCGTGCTCCGCGCCAAcgacggcggcgagggcggcacCTTCGCGCTCTACTCCCTCATCTGCCGCCACGTGCGGGCCGGCCTCCTGCCCGGCGGCGGCAACAGCGACGACCTCATGGCGGACGACAAGGACGCCGCCGCCAGCCGTCGCGGCGCCGTCTCCAGGGCCAGGACGGTGCTGGAGAGGTACAGGGTGCTGCAGAGGCTCCTGCTCTTCTTCGCGCTGCTCGGGACGTGTATGCTCATCGGCGACGGCGTGCTCACCCCTGCGCTCTCCG TGTTCTCCGCGGTCTCGGGGCTCGAGCTATCAATGGAGAAGGCGCAACACAAAT ATGTAGGGCTTCCGGTGACGTGCGCGATACTCGTATGCTTGTTTGCTCTGCAACACTATGGCACGCACAGAGTTGGGTTTATCTTTGCGCCAATCGTCTGCATTTGGCTTCTCTGCATAAGCATGATCGGGCTCTACAACATCATCCACTGGAACCACCATGTGTATCGAGCCCTTTCGCCCTACTACATGTATCAGTTTCTCAAGAAGACCCAAAAAGGTGGCTGGCTGTCACTGGGTGGAATCCTTCTCTGTGTAACAG GCTCGGAAGCTATGTATGCAGATCTTGGACATTTCTCGCAACGATCAATTCAG ATTGCGTTCATATCAGTGGTTTATCCAGCTCTTGTTCTGGCTTATATGGGACAGGCTGCCTATATCTCTCAACACCACAGCTTTGAGAATAGCTATCATATTGGGTTCTATGTTTCAGTACCAG AAAAACTCAGATGGCCTGTTCTAGTGATCGCTATCCTAGCATCTGTAGTCGGAAGCCAAGCGATTATTACTGGTACCTTCTCAATTATCAAGCAGTGCTCTGCACTAAGTTGCTTCCCTGGTGTAAAGATCGTGCACACATCCTCTACGGTGCATGGTCAGATATACATACCTGAGATCAATTGGATCCTGATGATACTGTGTCTGGCTGTTACTATTGGCTTCAATAACACAAAGCACTTGGCGAACGCACAAG GTCTTGCGGTCATAACGGTTATGCTTGTCACCACTTGTTTAATGTCATTGGTTATCGTGCTTGTCTGGAACAAAAGTATCTTCATTGCCCTTGGTTTCCTGATTTTCTTTGGCTCAATCGAAGTAATGTACTTCTCAGCTTCCCTTGGCAAGTTTCATGAAGGTGCCTGGGTCCCTATTACCCTTTCCTTCATATTTATGGTGGTCATGTCTGTGTGGCACTATGGCACAATAAAGAAGTACGAGTTTGATGTTCAAAACAAGGTTTCAGTAAACTGGTTACTGAACCTCGGCCCTTCACTGGGAATTGTTCGTGTTCGAGGCATTGGGCTGATACATACAGAGCTTATGTCGGGAATTCCAGCCATTTTCTCCCATTTCGTAACAAATCTGCCAGCATTTCACCAG GTACTGGTCTTTCTCTGTGTTAAATCAGTTCCAGTGCCACATGTTGAACCAGAAGAGAGATTTCTGGTGGGTCGCATTGGTCCGAAAGAGTACAGGCTATACAGGGTCATTGTCAGATATGGGTACCGTGATGTGCAGCAGGATGACCTAGAATTTGAGAAGGAGCTAATCAACAGCATAGCGGAGTTCATTCGCAGTGGGGGGTCTGACCAGAATGGCTTTGTGGAAGGCAGCGAGAAACTCTCCTCCATTAGCAGCGGTGCCATTCCATTGTGGGAGGAGGACGGTGCTGGTGAAGTTGATGGGCCGGCATCCCCTAACAAGGAGATAAACCAACAGACTCTGGCACCACAGCGAAAGAAAGCGAGGTTTGTGCTGCCAAAGAGCGCCCAGGTGGACGCCGAGGTGCGGAGCGAGCTGCAGGACCTGATGGACGCAAGGGAGGCTGGCATGTCCTTCATTCTGGGCCACTCCCACATGAAGGCCAAGAGCGGGTCTAGCTTCGTGAAGCGGATCGTGATCAACTTCTTCTACGAGTTCCTGAGGAGGAACAGCCGCGGCCCGTCCTACGCCGCCAACATACCCCATGCTTCCACCCTGGAGGTAGGAATGGTCTACCAGGTGTGA